From a region of the Impatiens glandulifera chromosome 4, dImpGla2.1, whole genome shotgun sequence genome:
- the LOC124933925 gene encoding uncharacterized protein LOC124933925 has protein sequence MKAMVSIQDLIEEVKVRTVYWGLCIFAVTYLLTHTSKSMWMNLPLAVLFVAVLRILFNEVEIRQKVQQTFRQTYLSHLEKKQLSINDSRLSALPPPPKWKKKIDSPVIEAAMADFIDKVLRDFVTDMWYSDITDDKEGPELIRSVVMDVLGEISHRLKEINLVDLLTRDIVNLIGDHIDLFRRNQAAIGVDVMGTLSSEERDERLKHHLMASHELHPALASPESEYKVLQRLVSGLLAVVLRPREAQCPLVRCIAREIVTCLIMQPIMTFASPTYVNELIEHVLLIIKDFVKKETDQSSNAGASNPNNASASIVPSAELTSKNDASSHDAANEMALSKTNNYKEILDASLSSNSEVFGEESLHLPSAEWARNLEAATQRRTEVLTPENLENMWTKGRNYKNKAHKIDAAAGPQTSVVGTESKALVQPPSKLSTDTRLYDGENKEVYTPYNEDLQLIESASLHNDLGNLTSAANKITLKRSNSTNSLTVQPTNGGGGPIISEFFNSDFERTNKWQNSSSSTVVLRSEVVHNPKLRCRVIGAYFEKLGSKSFAVYSIAVAAADNNTWFVKRRYRNFERLHRQLKDIPNYTLHLPPKRIFSSSTEDAFVHQRCIQLDKYLQELLLIANIAEQHEVWDFLSVSSKNYSFGRTSSGIKTFAVNVDDAMDDIVRQFKGVSDGLMRKVVGSTSPPRETPTSATSMNLSWIPDEVRNDILLLPAGGSPKKLSDSEEGDKHGEKEAHVEDEESSAQTSGWHSDNELNTKGFPPRIIRHGERHRSLGTNDQHNLQSNSITLDEYLAANGSGSSNQLGDPIGVPPEWAPPNLSVPMLNLVDKVFQLNRRGWLRRQVFWISKQILQLMMEDAIDDWLLRQIQWLRKDDVIAQGIHLLKDILWPGGIFFTKLRIQNETDDCSSSDQPRGKGPKQISFQQQLENARRASDIKKMLFNGAPSALVSLIGYKQYKRVAKDIYYFLQSTVCLKQLAYAILELVLISIFPEMREVVLHINQKMKPHPE, from the exons ATGAAGGCCATGGTGAGTATACAAGATCTTATTGAGGAAGTCAAAGTTCGAACGGTTTATTGGGGGCTATGTATTTTCGCCGTAACATACTTGTTGACGC ATACTAGTAAATCAATGTGGATGAATTTGCCTCTAGCAGTACTATTTGTTGCTGTGTTACGGATTTTGTTTAATGAAGTAGAGATCAGGCAAAAGGTGCAACAGACTTTTCGGCAAACGTATTTGTCACATTTGGAAAAGAAACAATTGTCTATTAATGACTCTCGGCTTTCAGCATTACCTCCACCTCCtaaatggaagaaaaaaatCGACTCACCTGTAATCGAGGCTGCAATGGCGGACTTCATTGATAAAGTTCTGCGGGATTTTGTAACAGATATGTGGTATTCTGATATTACAGATGATAAAGAAGGCCCTGAGCTGATTCGAAGTGTTGTGATGGATGTTCTTGGTGAAATATCTCATAGGCTGAAGGAAATAAATCTAGTTGATTTGTTGACAAG GGATATAGTTAACTTAATAGGGGATCACATAGATCTTTTCAGAAGAAATCAAGCTGCTATTGGTGTGGATGTAATGGGGACCCTCTCTTCAGAAGAAAGGGATGAACGATTGAAACACCATTTAATGGCTTCTCATGAGCTCCATCCTGCACTGGCTTCACCTGAGAGTGAGTATAAG GTTCTGCAACGGCTTGTTAGTGGGTTATTGGCTGTTGTTTTGAGACCACGTGAAGCCCAATGCCCTTTGGTTCGGTGCATTGCCCGTGAAATTGTAACATGCTTGATTATGCAACCTATTATGACCTTTGCAAGTCCAAC GTATGTCAATGAGTTGATTGAACACGTTTTGCTTATAATCAAGGATTTTGTGAAGAAAGAGACAGACCAGTCATCTAATGCAGGAGCTTCTAATCCTAACAATGCCTCTGCTTCAATTGTCCCATCTGCCGAACTTACCTCAAAAAATGATGCTTCCAGCCATGATGCTGCAAACGAAATGGCCTTGTCAAAAACCAACAATTATAAGGAGATCTTGGATGCTTCACTGAGTTCCAATTCAGAAGTGTTTGGTGAAGAAAGTTTGCATCTTCCATCTGCTGAATGGGCGAGAAATTTAGAAGCAGCGACCCAGAGAAGAACAGAAGTGCTAACGCCTGAAAATCTTGAAAACATGTGGACGAAAGggagaaattataaaaataaagctCATAAGATTGATGCAGCGGCGGGTCCTCAAACTTCTGTTGTTGGTACAGAATCGAAAGCACTGGTGCAGCCACCAAGCAAACTGTCAACTGACACAAGGCTATATGATGGAGAAAACAAAGAGGTGTACACACCTTATAATGAAGATTTACAACTTATTGAAAGTGCATCACTTCACAATGATTTGGGAAACCTTACTTCAGCTGCAAATAAAATCACCCTTAAAAGATCAAATAGTACTAATTCTTTAACAGTTCAACCTACCAATGGTGGTGGAGGTCCCATTATTTCTGAGTTCTTCAATTCAGATTTTGAAAGGACTAACAAGTGGCAGAATTCTAGTAGTTCTACAGTTGTGTTGCGTAGTGAAGTTGTGCATAATCCAAAACTTAGGTGCCGG GTTATTGGGGCATACTTTGAGAAACTTGGATCAAAATCTTTTGCAGTTTATTCAATTGCAGTTGCTGCGGCAGATAACAACACTTGGTTTGTGAAAAGAAG ATACAGGAATTTCGAGAGATTACATCGTCAACTTAAAGATATCCCTAATTACACTTTACATTTGCCaccaaaaagaatattctctTCGAGCACAGAGGATGCTTTCGTCCACCAGCGTTGCATTCAACTGGACAAGTATCTACAA GAACTCTTGTTGATTGCAAACATTGCTGAGCAACATGAGGTGTGGGACTTTCTGAGTGTTTCCTCTAAG AATTACTCCTTTGGAAGAACTTCATCAGGGATCAAAACCTTTGCTG TTAACGTAGACGACGCAATGGACGACATTGTGCGGCAGTTTAAAGGGGTTTCTGATGGTTTAATGCGTAAAGTTGTTGGTTCAACATCCCCTCCTCGCGAGACACCCACTTCAGCTACTTCCATGAACTTATCATGGATTCCCGATGAAGTCAGGAATGATATATTACTGCTACCTGCTGGGGGTTCACCAAAAAAACTGTCTGACAGTGAAGAAGGTGATAAACATGGTGAAAAGGAGGCCCATGTGGAGGATGAGGAGTCCAGTGCTCAGACTAGTGGATGGCATTCAGATAATGAACTGAACACGAAAGGATTCCCTCCAAGGATTATTAGGCATGGTGAAAGGCATAGAAGTTTAGGCACTAATGATCAGCATAATTTGCAGAGCAACTCTATTACCCTTGATGAGTATCTAGCAGCAAATGGATCTGGCTCCTCCAATCAATTGGGAGATCCTATTGGAGTTCCACCTGAG TGGGCACCACCTAACTTAAGTGTACCTATGTTGAATTTGGTTGACAAAGTATTTCAGCTTAACAGAAGAGGTTGGCTACG GAGACAGGTTTTCTGGAtatcaaaacaaattttacAATTGATGATGGAAGATGCAATTGATGATTGGCTTCTTAGGCAAATTCAGTGGCTCCGTAAAGATGATGTTATTGCTCAGGGGATCCACTTGCTAAAAGAT ATTCTTTGGCCTGGTGgcatattttttacaaaattaagaaTTCAGAATGAGACTGATGATTGCTCAAGCAGCGACCAACCCCGTGGTAAGGGCCCTAAACAAATTTCATTTCAGCAACAGCTTGAGAATGCTCGTCGGGCCAGTGACATCAAGAAGATGTTGTTTA ATGGAGCTCCTAGTGCACTTGTAAGCTTGATTGGTTATAAGCAGTACAAGCGTGTTGCAAAAGACATATATTATTTCCTTCAA TCAACTGTCTGCCTGAAGCAACTTGCTTATGCAATACTTGAACTGGTCTTGATATCAATATTTCCCGAAATGCGAGAAGTCGTTCTCCACATAAACCAGAAAATGAAGCCCCATCCTGAATAG